The following proteins are co-located in the Sandaracinaceae bacterium genome:
- a CDS encoding undecaprenyl-phosphate glucose phosphotransferase — protein MKERGNRIRPPRALATLIARGIDAALVLATGAFVGAFIGVRGEGAGELIEPLYAVPLFLLAGEACGLYRSWRPAPLVQPLLESCGLTAAAIAALSLALGSLPPAALLWLVLAPAAMLLWRGLGDWVLLSLRRRGWLTRKVAILGATERGMALARELREEASLGMTLLGFYDDRAPERVSAPLEVPLLGMHADLIARARAGRVDIVYIALPLEAQARIRDLVQGLSDSCVSVYVVADLLPIELTNGEWNTVGDVPVVSIVETPFWGVGGALKRVEDLVLGAAILTVVAVPMMIIALAIKLTMGGPVIFRQRRYGLNGEEIVVLKFRTMCCCEDGGDIAQARAADPRITRLGAILRRSSLDELPQLFNVLAGEMSVVGPRPHAVAHNELYRRLIPGYMIRHKVKPGITGWAQVNGWRGETDTVDKMVCRVEHDLQYIRDWSLGLDIKIVFLTVFSPATWLNAR, from the coding sequence ATGAAGGAGCGGGGTAATCGGATCCGGCCGCCACGAGCGCTGGCCACGCTGATCGCGCGAGGCATCGACGCCGCGCTGGTGCTCGCCACCGGCGCATTCGTGGGGGCCTTCATCGGCGTGCGCGGCGAGGGCGCCGGGGAGCTCATCGAGCCGCTCTACGCGGTCCCGCTGTTCCTGCTGGCCGGCGAGGCGTGCGGCCTCTATCGCAGCTGGCGCCCTGCGCCGCTCGTCCAGCCGCTCCTCGAGAGCTGCGGGCTCACCGCGGCGGCGATCGCGGCGCTCTCCTTGGCGCTCGGCTCGCTGCCCCCGGCGGCGCTGCTCTGGCTGGTGCTCGCGCCGGCCGCGATGCTGCTCTGGCGCGGCCTGGGCGACTGGGTGCTGCTCTCGCTCCGGCGACGCGGCTGGCTCACGCGCAAGGTGGCGATCCTCGGCGCGACCGAGCGCGGCATGGCGCTCGCGCGGGAGCTCCGCGAGGAGGCGAGCCTCGGGATGACGCTGCTCGGGTTCTACGACGACCGCGCCCCGGAGCGCGTCTCGGCGCCGCTCGAGGTGCCGCTCCTCGGCATGCACGCGGACCTGATCGCGCGCGCCCGGGCGGGCCGCGTGGACATCGTCTACATCGCGCTGCCCCTCGAGGCGCAGGCGCGGATCCGCGATCTCGTGCAGGGCCTGAGCGACTCGTGCGTGTCGGTCTACGTGGTGGCCGATCTCCTGCCCATCGAGCTGACCAACGGGGAGTGGAACACGGTGGGCGACGTGCCGGTCGTGAGCATCGTGGAGACGCCCTTCTGGGGGGTGGGCGGCGCCCTCAAGCGCGTCGAGGATCTCGTGCTCGGGGCGGCGATCCTGACCGTCGTCGCCGTCCCGATGATGATCATCGCGCTCGCCATCAAGCTCACGATGGGTGGCCCGGTGATCTTCCGTCAGCGCCGCTACGGGCTCAACGGCGAGGAGATCGTCGTGCTAAAGTTTCGCACGATGTGTTGCTGCGAGGATGGAGGCGACATCGCGCAGGCGCGCGCCGCGGATCCGCGCATCACGCGGCTCGGCGCGATCCTTCGTCGCTCGTCCCTCGACGAGCTGCCGCAGCTCTTCAACGTGCTCGCTGGCGAGATGTCGGTGGTGGGGCCGAGGCCGCACGCGGTGGCCCACAACGAGCTCTACCGGCGGCTGATCCCCGGCTACATGATCCGCCACAAGGTCAAGCCGGGGATCACCGGCTGGGCGCAGGTGAACGGGTGGCGCGGCGAGACGGACACGGTCGACAAGATGGTGTGTCGCGTCGAGCACGACCTGCAGTACATTCGCGACTGGAGCCTGGGGCTGGACATCAAGATCGTGTTCCTGACGGTCTTCAGCCCCGCGACCTGGTTGAACGCGCGCTGA